The Panacibacter microcysteis genome includes a window with the following:
- a CDS encoding response regulator, with amino-acid sequence MKKVLIADDEKDILEIISYNLMSEGYEIYTAKDGNEALDMAKKVQPDLIILDIMMPYKTGIEVCQVLRSNEAFKETLIIFLTALNDETSHIKGLESGGDDYVSKPISPKVLVSRVNALFRRIHKDTDDKALTIGNLTIDPVKFVVTLKGKDIVLAKKEFELLYLLASKPGRVFLRNEILSQVWGQEVIVGDRTIDVHIRKIRQKLDLDCITTVKGVGYKFNM; translated from the coding sequence ATGAAAAAGGTTTTGATAGCTGATGATGAAAAAGATATACTGGAGATCATTAGTTACAACCTGATGAGTGAAGGTTATGAGATCTATACTGCAAAAGACGGGAATGAAGCACTGGACATGGCAAAGAAAGTTCAACCGGACCTGATCATACTTGACATTATGATGCCGTATAAAACCGGGATCGAGGTTTGCCAGGTACTCAGAAGCAACGAAGCATTTAAAGAAACGCTGATCATATTTCTTACAGCATTAAACGACGAAACATCTCATATAAAAGGACTTGAATCCGGCGGCGATGACTACGTAAGCAAACCCATTAGCCCGAAAGTGTTGGTAAGCCGTGTAAATGCACTGTTCAGAAGAATACACAAAGACACAGACGATAAAGCCCTCACAATCGGCAATCTCACAATTGATCCTGTAAAGTTTGTGGTTACACTCAAAGGCAAAGACATCGTATTGGCAAAAAAAGAGTTTGAGTTACTGTACCTGCTGGCATCCAAACCGGGAAGGGTGTTCCTGAGAAACGAAATATTAAGCCAGGTGTGGGGACAGGAAGTAATCGTTGGCGACAGAACCATCGATGTACACATTCGCAAAATCCGGCAAAAACTCGATCTTGATTGTATTACCACCGTAAAAGGTGTGGGTTACAAGTTCAACATGTAA